A stretch of Lepidochelys kempii isolate rLepKem1 chromosome 14, rLepKem1.hap2, whole genome shotgun sequence DNA encodes these proteins:
- the LOC140897748 gene encoding uncharacterized protein — protein MQSSSAQVTMMESQNRKRAPAWTEREVRDLIAVWGEESVLSELRSSFRNAKTFVKISQGMKDRGHNRDPKQCRVKLKELRQAYQKTREANSRSGSEPQTCRFYDELHAILGGSATTTPAVLFDSFNGDGGNTEAGFGDEEDEEEEEEEVVDSSQQASGETGFPDSQELFLTLDLEPVPPEPTQGCLLDPAGGEGTSAACVSMITGSSPSQRLVKLRKKKKRTRDEMFSELMLSSHTDRAQTNAWRQIMSECRKAQNDREERWRAEESKWRAEDRAEAQMWRQRDERRQDSMLRLLQDQTRMLQCMVELQQRQLEHRLPLLPLCNQPPSSPSSIASTPRRPRTRWGGLRPTSHSTTEDCPKKRRLSFNKF, from the exons atgcagagctcatcagcacaggtgaccatgatggagtcccagaatcgcaaaagagctccagcatggaccgaacgggaggtacgggatctgatcgctgtttggggagaggaatccgtgctatcagaactccgttccagttttcgaaatgccaaaacctttgtgaaaatctcccagggcatgaaggacagaggccataacagggacccgaagcagtgccgcgtgaaactgaaggagctgaggcaagcctaccagaaaaccagagaggcaaacagccgctctgggtcagagccccaaacatgccgcttctatgatgagctgcatgccattttagggggttcagccaccactaccccagctgtgttgtttgactccttcaatggagatggaggcaatacggaagcaggttttggggacgaagaagatgaggaggaggaggaggaggaggttgtagatagctcacagcaagcaagcggagaaaccggttttcccgacagccaggaactgtttctcaccctagacctggagccagtaccccccgaacccacccaaggctgcctcctggacccagcaggcggagaagggacctctg ctgcatgtgtttcaatgatcacaggatcttctccttcccagaggctagtgaagcttagaaagaaaaaaaaacgcactcgcgatgaaatgttctccgagctcatgctgtcctcccacactgacagagcacagacgaatgcatggaggcaaataatgtcagagtgcaggaaagcacaaaatgaccgggaggagaggtggcgggctgaagagagtaagtggcgggctgaagacagggctgaagctcaaatgtggcggcagcgtgatgagaggaggcaggattcaatgctgaggctgctgcaggaccaaaccagaatgctccagtgtatggttgagctgcagcaaaggcagctggagcacagactgccactgctgcccctctgtaaccaaccgccctcctccccaagttccatagcctccacacccagacgcccaagaacgcggtgggggggcctccggccaaccagccactccacaacagaggattgcccaaaaaaaagaaggctgtcattcaataaattttaa